A DNA window from Pseudodesulfovibrio thermohalotolerans contains the following coding sequences:
- a CDS encoding DUF1573 domain-containing protein: MKHRIIALAFALVVCLAGTASAGQLRISDLKVEFGNMQEGPDAQKTVTLTNASSTEAVVANVSTSCACTSTKLDKTRLAPGETATMVITYHTFKYPGKFDKTVHVFSGDNGKTEDVIHIVGYVDPIPMGVMEVNPRKVELGTLTAAKPNKVSLTVTNAGDAPMKVTALKSQKFKKTYWEGKLTVPAGQSADIAVTLEGLKPGRFLDMVLVYSDARNDIGKGYKAVLIGAVK; the protein is encoded by the coding sequence ATGAAACATCGTATTATCGCACTGGCTTTCGCCCTTGTTGTCTGTCTGGCCGGAACCGCTTCGGCGGGCCAGCTCAGGATAAGCGACCTCAAAGTCGAATTCGGCAACATGCAGGAAGGCCCGGACGCGCAAAAGACCGTCACCCTGACCAACGCGTCCTCGACCGAAGCCGTGGTGGCCAACGTTTCCACCAGTTGCGCCTGCACCTCCACGAAGCTGGACAAGACCAGGCTGGCCCCGGGCGAGACGGCCACCATGGTCATCACGTATCATACATTTAAGTATCCCGGAAAGTTCGACAAGACCGTCCATGTGTTTAGCGGCGACAACGGCAAGACCGAGGACGTTATCCATATCGTGGGTTACGTCGACCCGATCCCCATGGGGGTCATGGAGGTCAACCCGCGCAAGGTCGAGCTCGGGACCCTGACCGCAGCCAAGCCCAACAAGGTGTCGCTGACAGTGACCAACGCGGGCGACGCGCCCATGAAGGTCACGGCCCTCAAGTCCCAAAAGTTCAAGAAGACGTATTGGGAGGGCAAGCTGACCGTTCCGGCCGGACAGTCCGCCGACATCGCCGTCACCCTGGAAGGGCTGAAGCCCGGGCGGTTCCTGGACATGGTCCTGGTTTACTCCGATGCGCGCAACGACATCGGCAAGGGATACAAGGCGGTGCTGATCGGCGCCGTGAAATAG
- a CDS encoding DUF1573 domain-containing protein has product MRLQSIALALAMLVCMAGAAAAQPLVVSEAKVDFGSMTEGPVASKTVTLTNAGKEVLVISNVTTSUSCTTTALGKSRLNPGEATEMVINYNTFKYPGKFDKTVHVFSGDNGKTEDVIHIVGYVDPIPMGVMEVNPRKVELGTLAADKPNKVSLKVANAGDAPMKVTAIKSRKFKKTYWEGELTVPAGQSADIAVTLEGLKPGRFLDMVLVYSDARNDIGKGYKAVLIGNVE; this is encoded by the coding sequence ATGCGTTTGCAATCCATTGCCCTGGCCCTTGCCATGCTCGTCTGCATGGCGGGCGCGGCCGCGGCCCAACCGCTTGTCGTCAGCGAGGCGAAAGTGGACTTCGGGTCCATGACCGAAGGCCCGGTGGCCTCCAAGACGGTCACTTTGACCAATGCGGGCAAGGAGGTCCTCGTCATCAGCAACGTGACCACGTCCTGAAGCTGCACCACCACTGCTCTTGGAAAGAGCCGCCTCAACCCCGGTGAAGCTACGGAAATGGTCATCAACTACAACACATTCAAGTATCCCGGAAAGTTCGACAAGACCGTTCACGTGTTCAGCGGCGACAACGGCAAGACCGAGGACGTCATCCATATCGTGGGTTATGTCGACCCGATCCCCATGGGGGTCATGGAGGTCAACCCGCGCAAGGTCGAACTCGGGACCCTGGCCGCCGACAAGCCCAACAAGGTGTCCCTGAAGGTGGCCAACGCGGGCGACGCGCCCATGAAGGTCACGGCCATCAAGTCCCGAAAGTTCAAGAAGACGTATTGGGAGGGCGAGCTGACCGTGCCCGCAGGACAGTCCGCCGACATCGCCGTCACCCTGGAAGGGCTGAAGCCCGGGCGGTTCCTGGACATGGTCCTGGTTTACTCCGATGCGCGCAACGACATCGGCAAGGGGTACAAGGCGGTCCTCATAGGCAACGTGGAATAA
- a CDS encoding cytochrome c family protein: protein MNRLLLIIAVACFAVSLAAAAAQAELFGDFVGYTACGECHPEIVKGWKTTPHARAFEDLKHQGEEKQSVPGCVRCHVVAMDADGGFIDMDLTPELKDVQCESCHGPGLAHSQSGDPADLKVHPDEALCRTCHTEGQDKNFDYKVKSRFVHGGE, encoded by the coding sequence ATGAACCGTCTGCTGCTCATCATAGCCGTCGCCTGCTTCGCAGTCTCCCTGGCCGCTGCCGCCGCCCAAGCCGAGCTGTTCGGCGATTTCGTGGGCTACACCGCCTGTGGCGAGTGTCACCCTGAGATCGTGAAGGGGTGGAAGACAACCCCCCATGCCCGCGCTTTCGAGGACCTCAAGCACCAGGGCGAGGAAAAGCAGTCCGTTCCGGGCTGCGTGCGCTGCCACGTGGTGGCCATGGATGCGGACGGCGGTTTTATCGATATGGATCTGACCCCCGAACTCAAAGACGTACAGTGCGAGTCCTGCCACGGCCCCGGCCTGGCGCATTCGCAGTCCGGCGATCCGGCCGACCTCAAGGTCCATCCCGACGAGGCCCTGTGCCGGACTTGCCATACCGAGGGGCAGGACAAGAACTTCGACTACAAGGTTAAATCCCGTTTCGTTCACGGGGGAGAATAA
- a CDS encoding ComEA family DNA-binding protein, which yields MKKICIAFALLLALALSASTVFAADNDGKLNLNVATVEQLEAIEGISHELAQEIVNVREENGEFVDMSELLDIDGVDNSLLRKLDKFIFIEAASDCNC from the coding sequence ATGAAAAAGATCTGCATCGCTTTCGCACTGCTGCTGGCTCTGGCCCTGTCCGCTTCCACCGTCTTCGCCGCCGACAATGACGGCAAGCTCAACCTGAACGTAGCTACCGTCGAGCAGCTCGAAGCCATCGAAGGCATCAGCCATGAGCTGGCTCAGGAAATTGTCAACGTCCGAGAGGAAAACGGCGAGTTCGTGGACATGTCCGAACTGCTCGACATCGACGGCGTGGACAACTCCCTGCTGCGGAAGCTCGACAAGTTTATCTTCATAGAGGCAGCATCGGACTGCAACTGCTAG
- a CDS encoding putative sulfate exporter family transporter, giving the protein MNTDSMAINYDLGRKSWFSALYGLKAVLPGLLAMFFVAIFSNNLAGVPNPFTLQNLFAWLDGVIGPVHHQSFFQVLNSNFVWNPLLLGLIIGNVFGVPDCWKRGLSYIHMLMPLGIIMLAPHFMIGHAFKLGAAPILICTVFLFLTATMTLWISKLFKLDDRHGSIIAGGLATGDPHVCAILMPLIKAKGGQVVHSTACVIGFGLVSMFLLPVLGDWIGLTPKAMGLASVVGVGNNAQSLFAAFGSSYEAGRWATWYDVGRHVIMPAGFLYVFIVMFVRKLRRRDDETVMATRGIKTFPIWLGVFVFLWVLTCLHLFKEPAHHAIFEMVKWDFSLAAGALGLSMSFREITQHGFKGVAVTAVAGVLRIVLLLAAIALCAKTGLLAA; this is encoded by the coding sequence ATGAATACCGATAGCATGGCAATAAACTACGACCTGGGCCGTAAATCCTGGTTCAGCGCCCTCTACGGACTGAAGGCGGTCCTGCCCGGCCTGTTGGCGATGTTCTTCGTCGCCATCTTCAGCAACAACCTGGCAGGGGTGCCCAACCCGTTCACCCTGCAGAACCTGTTCGCCTGGCTGGACGGGGTCATCGGCCCGGTGCACCACCAGTCCTTCTTTCAGGTGCTCAACTCCAACTTCGTGTGGAATCCGCTGCTGCTCGGCCTGATAATCGGCAACGTCTTCGGCGTGCCGGACTGCTGGAAGCGCGGCCTGTCTTATATCCACATGCTCATGCCCCTGGGCATCATCATGCTGGCTCCGCATTTCATGATCGGCCACGCCTTCAAACTCGGCGCGGCCCCCATCCTGATCTGCACAGTGTTCCTGTTCCTGACTGCGACCATGACCCTGTGGATCTCGAAGCTGTTCAAGCTCGATGACCGCCACGGCTCCATCATCGCGGGCGGCCTGGCCACCGGCGATCCCCACGTCTGCGCCATTCTCATGCCGCTCATCAAGGCCAAGGGCGGTCAGGTCGTGCATTCCACTGCCTGCGTCATCGGCTTCGGGCTCGTCTCCATGTTCCTGCTGCCCGTGCTGGGCGACTGGATCGGGCTGACCCCCAAGGCCATGGGCCTCGCGTCCGTTGTGGGCGTGGGCAACAACGCCCAGTCGTTGTTCGCCGCTTTCGGCAGCAGCTACGAGGCCGGACGCTGGGCCACCTGGTACGACGTCGGCCGCCATGTCATCATGCCCGCCGGATTCCTGTACGTCTTCATCGTCATGTTCGTGCGCAAGCTCAGGCGGCGCGACGACGAAACCGTGATGGCAACCCGGGGCATCAAGACCTTCCCGATCTGGCTCGGCGTGTTCGTCTTCCTGTGGGTCCTGACCTGCCTGCACCTGTTCAAGGAGCCCGCTCACCACGCCATCTTCGAGATGGTCAAGTGGGACTTTTCCCTGGCCGCGGGCGCACTCGGCCTGTCCATGTCCTTCCGCGAGATCACCCAGCACGGCTTCAAGGGCGTCGCGGTGACCGCCGTTGCCGGTGTCCTGCGCATCGTCCTGCTGCTCGCCGCCATCGCCCTGTGCGCCAAAACCGGCCTTCTCGCGGCCTAA